The proteins below come from a single Pararge aegeria chromosome 23, ilParAegt1.1, whole genome shotgun sequence genomic window:
- the LOC120634130 gene encoding uncharacterized protein LOC120634130 yields QANLNHCARAQDLLIQHMAEWQIQVATAAEPYFIPTQSNWAGDVEGSVAVVVPAHGIPLVPQRSGPGFVAVVWGEVTLIGVYFSPNKPLSAFEAYLRSLEPVVRGAAPTQVILMGDLNAKSAAWGSPITDLRGVE; encoded by the coding sequence caggccaatctgaaccactgcgcccgtgcccaggacctcctgatacaacacatggcggagtggcagattcaagtggcgacagccgccgagccctacttcatccctactcaatcaaattgggctggtgacgtcgagggatcggtggctgttgtggtgccggcacatggaattccactggttccacaacgcagcggaccagggtttgtagcggtcgtgtggggggaggtgacactaattggagtatacttctccccaaacaaacccctgtctgccttcgaggcttatcttagaagtctggagccagtggtgagaggtgcggccccgacccaggtaatcctgatgggggacctaaatgcgaagtctgcggcgtggggatcccccataacagatctgaggggagttgag